TtacttatgtttctttttttttttttggtctaattagttatacttgaaagcagaatgaattttgattcatggtacacaaatggagcacaacttttcatttctctggttatacactaTGTAGAGTCTCACCATATGTGCAATCACATATGTACCTggagtaatgatgttcatcacattccaccatcttttctgcctccaaacccttcttccctccctcctctttgcccaatcaaagttcctctattctccCTATGCCTCCTTACCAttattagcatccacttatcagagagaacattcagcctttgttttttggagattggactacttcacttaacatgatgttctccaactccaaccatttttaaaaatacttattttttagttgtagtgagacacaatatttaatttatttatatgtggtgctgaggatcaaacccagggcctcccatgtgcaagaagagtgctctaccactgagccacaacctcagccctccaactccatccatttacctgcaaatgccatatttttattctcttttattgctgaataatatctattatatatatatatatatatatatatatatatatatatatctcacagtttctttatatatCAATCTGTtgagggaatctaggttggttccacagtttagttattgtgaattgagctgctatgaacattgatgtgtctgtgtcactatagtgtgctgattttaagtcctttgggtatagacagaggaatgggatagttgagtcaaatggtggttccattccaagttttcttgggaatctccatactgctttccatagtggttgcaccaatttgcagtgccaccagcaatgtatgagtgtaccttttcccccacatgtaTGTGTTCCTAAGTCCCTTCGTGGTCGATGGTCACTCGGctaccttgtgtgtgtgtgtgggggggagtagAGACGTGGAATCAACGCACAGACTccaggagctggtgagagaactggctggagacccagtcgtccagtagctcagtttatttttggaatgcacacaactgttatagggtttgagtggggtgtgcctgtcaatcatacataagcaagacaacatccataagccaatcatcttctgcctaatgtaaccacactgtgtggaaactctaaatattgctgttgtggcagaaagcaatctggaagggtctttggcCCTTACTGAGTCTGgggtttcatgccctgaagccCCTGACTCTTGTTTTCCTGGTCTGGTAGTTTGGCAACATAAACCACAAGTGCTGAGTATGTGGTTTCACCCCATCCTGCAGGCCCTCCTGTCAGGCCTGAACGAACATGGATACTTCAAGCATTTATGAGCTGCTCGTAGCTGCTAGCTGCggctgaaagttattccaaccccacatccttgccaacacttattattgcttgtattctttataattgccattctgactggagtgagatgaaatcctacattagttttgatttgcatttctctaattactagagatgttgaacatttttccatatatttgttgattgattgtatatcttcttctgagaagtgtttggtcaactccttagcccatttattgattgggttgtttatttttttggtgttaagttttttgagttctttatatattctggaaattagtgctctatctgatgtgcatgtagtaaagatgttctcccccTCTGtgggctttctcttcacattactgattgtttcccttgctgagaagaagctttttaatttgaattatcccatttattaattctggaCTTcatttcttacactttaggagtttggttaaggaagtcaggacctaatctgacatgatgaagatttgggcctacttttcttctattacatgaaggtctctggtctgattcctaggtccTCGATCTATttggttgagttttgtgcatggagtgagatagtggtttaatttctttttgctgcatatggatttccagttttcccagcaccatttgtggaagaggctgtcttttctccaatgtatgtttttggtgcctttgtctagtatgagataactgtatttatgtgggtttatctctgtgtcttctattctgtaccatgggtctacatgtctattttggtgtcaataccatgccaattttgttactataactctgtagtatagtttaaggcctggtattgtgatgccccctTCTTCACTCTGgcacttttatgattttttaatggcacttagttttatttgtttctcttacCTACAGTTGTCACATAGTTTCTATTTATGCCTCTACATTTTGCTGTTAGTATttatatttcagataattttcaTATACTTTGCCAAATTCTCTCCAAAGGAATCCACTGATAAAATCATAAGACTGTAGTTTGTATCTTTTGAGCAAACTAATATTTGTCTAACTGATCTCAAAAAGATTTGTAATGTGGATGTAAGCTTTTGAACTTCAGTTAGCCAGCTTCCTAAGCCTGGATTCTAAATTTGTTTGGACTTGCCTCATGTGGGAAATGGACAGATTTTCCTTAGGTTTAAGTAAAAATCAAACAATGGAGAATTAGATTGGTTGGAATCTATTATCTCTGCAGAATGTGTTGTCTGATTGCTGTGTAGTCACCTACTTTTCCTAGCTATAGCAGCCTTACCACTGTCAAAGAGCAGCAGCAGATTTAAGACCACCACTCCATTTATATGCTTtgtaaagaagaaatcaagaaaaatgacATGTCACTTAGTAGacttaaaagtattttcatgCCTGGAAAACTCATCCTGAACAAGAGACACAGCACACATGCACAGTTGCAGACATGAAGTCCCAGCAGCTCACCCCACTAAGAGTACAATGTGAAAACAGAACTATTTCTAACATACCTCATTTTGTCCACTGGCATCATAAAATACTGGTTTGCATATATTTGCACACAATAACAGATATCTTCTAGCCCGTCTCAGTGAGATAATTTGGGCTGAATGATAGGTAAcacttgaaaaataaagcaattctaaatccaaaaatctttcattaatttccaataatgatttaaaatcagaatatgtGCTAGGGACAGTGGTTTGGATCTGCAGTGTCCCCTAAGGCCCATGTATTGGAGACTTGGTCGCCAGCTTGtagtgctactgggaggtgatgAAATCTTTAGAAGGTGGGATCTAGTGTTAGGAGGTGGTCAAGTCAATGAGGGTGTGCCCTTGAGGAGAGGTTGGAACATGGgccccttcctgtttctctctttccttcttgacTGCCATGAGGTCAACAGACCTCCTATGCTTTATGTTCTAACCATGAGATTCTGGGCACCCACAGGCCTTCAGCAACAGGACAAGCAACCCGAGACTGAAACCTCTGggatcatgagccaaaataaacctttcctccttctaAGTGGATTATTTCAGTATTTTGCCACAAAAGACTGACCAATACATTAGGTTATGTCATGGAAACATCTCAGACATCTCAGTGACTTCAAACGAGAAAGGTATTGTCCTGCACACTGTATGTCCTCAGTGGATGTGCAGGCAGCCTGTCATTGGGTCCTGGAGGCACACAGGCTGGTGAAATGGCCACCAACTCCAAGCTAGGTAGTGGTTATACCAGAGAGAAAAGAGGGCTTTCTGTGTGTTTCATATTAGAAACACTATGTACTAAAGCTAAGAAAGATGTTATTGACTCTATAGCTGGGAAATACAGACTGCTAGAGCACAGAGAGGGGTGGAGCATTCGTGATGGACAGTTTGGGATTACCCCCTATATGCTAGCCCATGCCTTTTATATATACAATCATGTCAGTCCTTGAATTTTCCTTGAATTTACCATGATCTAAAACAttaacacaggggctggggttgtggctcagcggtagagcgcttgcctcacacatgcggggccctgggttggatcttcagcaccacatacaaaaataaacaagtggggctggggatgtggctcaagcggtagcgcactcgcctggcatgcgtgcggcccgggttcgatcctcagcaccacatacaaacaaagatgttgtgtccgctgaaaactgaaataaataaataaattctctctctctctaaaaaaaaaaagaaataaacaagtgaaataagggtgttgtgtccaactacaactaaaaaataaatattaaatgaataaataaataaaatattaacacagACTTGAATAAAACTGTCATCATTTTGTAGATAACCACATCCATCATCAGGCCATGTAGTCTGATACCGTGTGCCCTGCCATGGAAATATTATTTACCCagtacttttttttggggggggccagggatggaatccaggggcacttggccactgagccacattcccatcccttttttatattttttttagagacaggatattGCTCAGTTGTGAGGGCCTCATTTGAGATGATCCATGGACTCCCAGAAAGTGTTGACACTCTGCAAAGACTGTGAGCATGCATAGaattttctatgattttatgTCTTCATAAGGACTCTTTGAGTCAAGGATACCTAAATGCAGTGTGTGTATTCCCAGGGCAGATTTCAGAAAACAGTGGCCAGTGGCATGTAGCCAATTAGATTTGCTAAACTGAGTGTTTCCATTTAACTTTTTCAACTGATAATTCAGTGTACGTGGGTTCTTTTGTACATACTGAGCTCCTTCTTGGGAAGTCTTGTCATTTCTGCCCTCCCCCTTCTTCCTTGCCATACTCCTTAATCTCCCACTGCACTGAGCTCTGAAATGGAAATGCCCAGAGGTTGGGTATCTAACATGTGTTGTGTTGAAAATGGAGAGAAGAACCGATGTCTAGACAGAAGTGAAAAAGGGGTCAGAGACCCGTAGGGTAGTTTGGCAAGGTGGACAGAGTTTGGGTCAGTCACAGCAGAGGCCATCTCCTCTAGAACTCTAGGACAGGTGCACACACCAGTCTGACAGTTACAGGTGTTTTCCTTCAAACTGGTTGCCAGGTTGGAATAAGCGATGACATCAGAGGCTTCCAACCTTCCTGATTGGAAGGGACAGACTCTGTGGACCACTGGGAGTGCAGTGGGCAACAGTTTGTCCTCAGAACTGTTCCTCACCTGATTTCTCCTGTTTGGAGAAGAGCGAACAGACTCCTATTCAACCAAATTCTGGAAGAAGGCTTTGCCTTAGCAAGAATCTAGGTTTTGTAGAAGGAAGACAGAGTATGGGAGAACTTATGGCGGATCAACAAATCTCCCAGTCTGGGCAATCGCCTTCCCAGCCGAACACCTCAGAAACCCACCTGGAGGTGGTGGTAGATGATGAGGTCCCAGGTCCATCAGGTGAGGGAGCTAGAGTGAGAACTGATTTGACAGGATGACTggtaaggaggaaggaaggggtagAGAAGCCAGGAAAGGTAGACTAAGGAGCCCACTTTTGAAGTTTGAAGTTCCTTGCCATGGGACAAGGAAGTCCACATGGATGGAAAATCTGTAGAGAAAGGAGTTGGGTTAGAAGATGAGATCTAAGTTCACGAAGTAGGTAGAGGAGGTGTAAAAAGGGTCACTCCCCCCATGGAAGAAAGTGTACATAATGAGGAAGAGTTTTGAGGAACAGGGAGATGGGACACTGGTAAGGAGAATCAGGGGCACATGTTTATCAGCAAAGGGGAGTGGTTGAACAATAGCTCAGAAGAAGGTAACAGTTGAAGGTCTGGGGGTGGGAGGTGAACTGGGATCAGAGGATGAAAGGATGAGTTCCAAATTCAGGAGCTTGACTCTGCTTCCTTTACTCAGCTCTGTGGGTAAAACCCTGCCTCCCATGTCGGTCCTCGAGGAAGAGAGAGTGGACCTCAGAATCTGAGGGAGACTCGGAGGATGATCCCCCGGGGATTTTTGATTCTGCACTCTGGGTAGAATCTGGACTCCTGCCTGAGACCACTggcataaagagaaagagagagtcctCCACTGAATCTGAGGATGAGCTGGAGGATGTGGAAAGTGGGCTAAATCACCCCTGGGATGTGGAGTCACTGTGTGaccacaaaataaaactcaaaaaacgGCGCATGGACTTGGTGCAACCAGAACACCATGAGGTTTTCAAGAGGCTTCTAGGTAGGGAGACACCCAGGTAGCGCCCTCCAATCCTGCTCTTTACACAAAGAAGGAACTTACAGCCTCTGCACTTTTCCAAAGAGCCCTGCTATCCCTGAGATCCCCATTCCTGGAGGACTCAGGACCCATGTACCCTGTGAAACTCTTAGATGATGGATGATTACATTACACCTGAAAAATGACCCTGCTTGGGATCACAGAGCTTGGTTCCAATTATCCTCACTGATTGCAGACATTGTGGCTGTAATACATTTCATCCTCCCTGAGAGGTGGTTAATGGGACCATGTTCACACTGTTGTAACTATCTAAGGAGAAATGACCTAATAACTCTGGTTCTAAGGTTATAAGGGGGGATGATGGGCCCCCACAGTTTACTAGAAGTTCTTACTCATACAGATACCTTTCTGTTACACAAACCCTCACTCAGTTGTTTCCCTGGTGGGGGGGAGTCTCAGGTCCAAGCAACTTTCCCAGGAATGTTCCTGATCTCTTCCTATCCACCTCTATTGGGCAACAATCCCACACCTTCTCCAAGGGAGGTCCTgttctcctctctgctctctaTCTCCCATTGAAGCCCCTTCTGGTTCCCAACTAACATCAGTGTTCTGTTCACAGAGGATCCTGTTGTCAAAAGATTCCTGGCCTGGGACAAGAACCTGAGGGTGTCTGACAAGGTGAGGTTGTTCTCCACTGGGCAGTGTTCCTGCTCCAGCACAGCCTGGATGGGGAGGGATTTCTAGCCCCATGgtccttccctctgcctccacATAAAGCCAACAAAATGTGCCAAGTCCTGGCTCCTTTGTGGCTTGTCACATCTCCCTTCAGGACCTAGCAGTTTCCTGCAGAGAGGACAGGTGGACCTTGCTTCTTCTTGGGGTGCTTTGGGCTTCAAGCCCAAGTCCACAGTCTTGCATGGCTACCCCCTTTTGCTTATTGTCACCTGAGGTTCTGGGCTCCTCTCCTCTTTACACTTCTTGGGACCCCCCGTTCTCCAGCTTACCCAAGACCCTCCTCACCCAGCTCACCTACATGCCTTCCCTCAAAAGGTCTCCTCAGAGCTGATCCTACAGTACACACTAAGCCTCCTCTTCCCCCGACTGCTCCGACTGTCACAGGTCCTTCCCCAAAACAGCAAGTCTCCTTACTGGCGACCTTCTCTCAGGGGCACTCTTCACCCCAGACTCCCATTCCT
The sequence above is drawn from the Urocitellus parryii isolate mUroPar1 chromosome 9, mUroPar1.hap1, whole genome shotgun sequence genome and encodes:
- the LOC144256879 gene encoding speedy protein E4-like, which gives rise to MADQQISQSGQSPSQPNTSETHLEVVVDDEVPGPSALWVESGLLPETTGIKRKRESSTESEDELEDVESGLNHPWDVESLCDHKIKLKKRRMDLVQPEHHEVFKRLLEDPVVKRFLAWDKNLRVSDKYLLSMVIAYFSRAGLFSWQYQRIHFFVALYLANDMEEDNQAPKQDIFHFLYGKSYAQRPLFHKLRYQFFCSMRWNTRVSREECEEIQAYDPELWVWGRDRTSLPGSPGTVEA